The following proteins come from a genomic window of Geoalkalibacter sp.:
- a CDS encoding NADH-quinone oxidoreductase subunit C → MTDQVAVEKLKAKFPGSVLDVKEFRGELTLTVKAEDILAICTFCKKELGYTMLADLAGVDLSAMGVSGPRFQVVYNIYNIKAKQRLRLKAPVEESRPRIDTVSGVWGSANWLERECWDLMGISFNNHPDLRRILMPDDWVGHPLRKDYPVQGPDREPYQGRQI, encoded by the coding sequence ATGACCGATCAGGTTGCTGTAGAAAAGCTCAAGGCCAAGTTTCCGGGCTCCGTGCTCGATGTCAAGGAGTTTCGCGGGGAGCTCACCCTCACGGTGAAGGCCGAGGACATCCTGGCCATCTGCACCTTCTGCAAGAAGGAGCTCGGCTACACCATGCTCGCCGACCTGGCGGGCGTCGACCTGTCGGCGATGGGGGTGTCGGGCCCGCGCTTCCAGGTGGTCTACAACATCTACAACATCAAGGCCAAGCAACGTCTGCGCCTCAAGGCCCCGGTGGAGGAAAGTCGGCCGCGCATCGACACGGTGAGCGGCGTCTGGGGGTCGGCCAACTGGCTGGAGCGCGAGTGTTGGGATCTCATGGGGATTTCCTTCAATAACCATCCCGATCTGCGTCGCATCCTCATGCCCGACGATTGGGTCGGTCACCCGTTGCGCAAGGATTACCCGGTTCAGGGTCCGGATCGTGAACCCTACCAGGGCCGCCAGATCTGA
- the nuoF gene encoding NADH-quinone oxidoreductase subunit NuoF, which yields MAAIEEQIRVLICQGTGGLASGAKEVELAFRAEFEKHGVDAKVGKRCTVVGTGCRGLCANDVLVDIVIPGQEAVTYDFVKAELVPQLVEEHILTGQVVEKKKAGPYYQKFLEKQMRVVFSRCGTIDAESLEDFLAHDGFVGIRKAVTMKPQEVIEEVKKSGLRGRGGGGFPTGVKWSFCAASPGTDKYLICNADEGDPGAFMDRSILEGDPYGLIEGMMIASYAIGAKNGYVYVRAEYPLAIKRLQKAIDVCYEKGFLGKNCLGLGFDFDLRIKAGAGAFVCGEETALMASIEGERGMPRPRPPFPAVRGLWTKPTNINNVETFANVSYIFYRGAEWFASIGTEGTKGTKIFALTGKIKHTGLVEVPAGITMREVIYDVCGGILNNRKFKAVQAGGPSGGCLPGEAIDAQVDYDSLIKAGAMMGSGGLVVMDETTCMVDIARFFLNFTRMESCGKCVPCRIGLKIMLDILERITEGKGHPGDIDLLQDMCFDIKKASLCGLGQTAPNPVLSTIRYFRHEYEAHIEHQRCPSNSCKSLLKFEVVEAACKKCGLCFKVCPVDAVRWEKGQLAVIDKDKCTRCTSCYDACRFMAIE from the coding sequence ATGGCCGCGATCGAAGAGCAAATCAGAGTTCTCATCTGCCAGGGGACGGGTGGTCTGGCCTCGGGGGCCAAGGAGGTCGAACTGGCCTTTCGGGCCGAATTCGAAAAACACGGCGTTGACGCCAAGGTCGGCAAGCGTTGCACGGTGGTTGGAACCGGATGTCGCGGGCTGTGCGCCAATGACGTGCTGGTCGATATCGTCATTCCGGGCCAGGAGGCGGTCACCTACGATTTTGTCAAGGCCGAACTGGTGCCGCAGCTGGTCGAGGAGCACATCCTCACCGGGCAGGTCGTCGAAAAGAAAAAAGCCGGTCCCTACTATCAGAAATTTCTCGAAAAGCAGATGCGCGTGGTGTTTTCGCGCTGCGGCACCATCGATGCCGAGAGTCTCGAGGATTTCCTGGCGCACGACGGCTTTGTCGGTATTCGCAAGGCGGTGACGATGAAGCCGCAAGAAGTCATCGAGGAAGTCAAGAAGTCCGGTCTGCGCGGCCGTGGGGGCGGTGGGTTCCCCACCGGCGTCAAATGGAGTTTCTGCGCCGCTTCGCCGGGAACGGACAAATACCTGATCTGCAATGCCGATGAGGGCGACCCGGGGGCCTTCATGGACCGCTCGATTCTTGAAGGTGATCCCTATGGCCTCATCGAGGGCATGATGATCGCCTCCTACGCCATCGGCGCCAAGAACGGCTACGTTTATGTGCGTGCCGAATATCCCCTGGCCATCAAGCGCCTGCAAAAGGCCATCGATGTTTGTTACGAAAAAGGCTTTCTCGGGAAGAACTGCCTGGGGCTCGGGTTTGATTTTGACCTGCGCATCAAGGCCGGCGCCGGCGCTTTTGTCTGCGGCGAGGAGACCGCTCTCATGGCGTCCATCGAAGGCGAGCGCGGCATGCCCCGTCCCCGACCGCCCTTTCCCGCCGTGCGTGGTCTTTGGACCAAGCCGACCAACATCAACAACGTCGAAACCTTCGCCAACGTCTCCTACATTTTCTATCGCGGCGCCGAATGGTTTGCTTCCATCGGCACCGAGGGCACCAAGGGCACCAAGATTTTCGCCCTGACCGGCAAGATCAAGCACACCGGGCTGGTGGAAGTCCCCGCCGGTATCACCATGCGTGAGGTTATCTACGACGTTTGTGGCGGCATTCTCAACAACCGCAAATTCAAGGCGGTCCAGGCCGGGGGCCCCTCGGGCGGCTGCCTGCCCGGCGAGGCGATCGACGCGCAGGTCGATTACGATTCGTTGATCAAGGCCGGGGCGATGATGGGCTCGGGCGGTCTGGTCGTCATGGATGAAACCACCTGCATGGTGGACATCGCCCGTTTCTTCCTCAACTTCACCCGCATGGAGTCCTGCGGCAAATGCGTTCCCTGCCGCATCGGTCTCAAGATCATGCTCGACATCCTGGAGCGGATCACCGAAGGCAAGGGACACCCCGGTGACATCGACCTGCTTCAGGATATGTGTTTCGACATCAAGAAGGCCTCGCTCTGCGGCCTCGGTCAGACTGCTCCCAACCCCGTGCTCTCCACCATCCGCTACTTTCGCCATGAGTACGAGGCGCACATCGAACACCAGCGCTGTCCGTCGAATTCGTGCAAGTCGCTGCTGAAGTTCGAGGTGGTCGAAGCGGCGTGCAAGAAGTGCGGACTCTGTTTCAAGGTCTGCCCCGTGGACGCGGTCCGGTGGGAAAAAGGCCAGCTTGCCGTCATCGACAAGGATAAGTGCACTCGGTGTACGTCCTGCTATGACGCCTGCCGCTTCATGGCCATCGAATAG
- the nuoE gene encoding NADH-quinone oxidoreductase subunit NuoE — translation MSNAEAQVVQEEIDLGMANKVIDKYINMKGALMPVLQEVQDAYGYLPEPCIHLISERLNVYLSQIYGVLTFYAQFHLEPRGKYIVRVCMGTACHVKGAGRIGDTLSELLGIGHAETTEDLKFTVEHVACIGACGMAPVIMVNEATYGSMSVQKMNEIVEKYRAMD, via the coding sequence ATGAGCAACGCGGAAGCGCAGGTGGTCCAGGAAGAAATCGACCTTGGCATGGCGAACAAGGTCATCGATAAGTATATCAACATGAAGGGCGCGCTCATGCCCGTCCTGCAGGAGGTGCAGGATGCTTACGGCTACCTGCCCGAGCCTTGCATTCACCTGATTTCGGAGCGCCTCAACGTCTATCTGAGTCAGATTTATGGGGTTTTGACCTTCTACGCTCAGTTCCATCTGGAGCCGCGCGGCAAGTACATCGTGCGTGTCTGCATGGGAACGGCCTGTCACGTCAAGGGCGCCGGCCGCATCGGCGATACCCTCAGCGAATTGCTCGGCATCGGGCACGCCGAAACCACCGAGGATCTTAAGTTCACCGTCGAGCATGTCGCCTGCATCGGGGCATGTGGGATGGCGCCGGTCATCATGGTCAACGAGGCGACCTACGGGAGCATGTCCGTGCAGAAGATGAACGAAATTGTCGAAAAATACCGGGCGATGGATTAA
- the nuoD gene encoding NADH dehydrogenase (quinone) subunit D, producing MAAMTETMTINMGPQHPSTHGVLRLVLELDGENVVKATPHIGFLHRGVEKLSEYRTYHQVIPLTDRLDYLAPMSNNLGYVLAVEKLLGITEQIPERAKVVRVMLAELTRLKSHLVWLACHALDIGAMTVFIYCFREREHIMEMYEKISGARMTSNYFRVGGLSADLPDGFEKSVREFIDAMPGHIDTYEGLLTGNKIWQKRIVGVGVISGEDALDIGITGGSLRGSGIDWDLRRDHPYSGYEEYDFKVPVQDGCDTWARYKVRLDEMRESCKIVRQALDKLKPGPILADVPKVCLPPKQNVVNTIEGLIHHFKIITEGFKPEAGEVYQSVEAPKGELGFYLISDGSARPYRMKIRPPSFLNLQALPQMVEGRLIADVVAVIGTLDIVLGDIDR from the coding sequence ATGGCAGCGATGACCGAAACCATGACCATAAATATGGGCCCCCAGCACCCTTCCACGCATGGGGTGTTGCGGCTTGTTCTGGAGCTTGACGGCGAAAACGTCGTCAAGGCGACGCCGCATATCGGCTTTCTTCACCGCGGGGTGGAGAAGCTTTCCGAGTACCGCACGTACCATCAGGTCATTCCCCTGACCGACCGCCTCGATTATCTCGCGCCCATGAGCAACAATCTAGGCTATGTGCTGGCCGTGGAAAAGTTGCTGGGGATCACGGAGCAGATTCCCGAGCGCGCCAAGGTCGTCCGCGTGATGCTTGCCGAGTTGACCCGCCTCAAGAGTCACCTCGTGTGGCTCGCCTGCCATGCTCTCGATATCGGCGCCATGACCGTGTTCATTTACTGCTTTCGCGAGCGCGAGCACATCATGGAAATGTACGAGAAAATTTCCGGCGCGCGCATGACCTCCAACTACTTCCGCGTCGGCGGGCTCTCCGCCGACCTGCCCGACGGCTTCGAGAAGAGCGTGCGCGAATTCATCGACGCCATGCCCGGCCACATCGATACGTACGAGGGTTTGTTGACCGGCAACAAGATCTGGCAGAAGCGCATCGTCGGCGTCGGCGTCATCAGCGGCGAGGACGCCCTGGATATCGGCATCACCGGCGGCAGTCTGCGCGGTTCCGGGATCGACTGGGACCTGCGCCGCGACCATCCGTACAGCGGCTACGAGGAGTACGACTTCAAGGTTCCGGTGCAGGACGGCTGCGATACTTGGGCGCGCTACAAGGTGCGCCTGGATGAGATGCGCGAATCCTGCAAGATCGTGCGCCAGGCTCTCGACAAGCTCAAGCCCGGCCCGATTCTCGCCGATGTCCCCAAGGTTTGTCTGCCGCCCAAGCAGAATGTGGTCAATACCATCGAGGGTCTGATCCATCACTTCAAAATCATCACCGAGGGGTTCAAGCCCGAAGCCGGCGAGGTTTATCAGAGCGTCGAGGCGCCCAAGGGCGAACTTGGATTCTATCTGATTTCCGATGGTTCGGCACGGCCCTATCGTATGAAGATTCGTCCCCCATCCTTCCTCAATCTGCAGGCGCTGCCGCAAATGGTCGAGGGGCGACTGATCGCCGACGTCGTCGCGGTCATCGGAACCCTTGACATCGTCCTTGGCGACATCGACCGTTAA